A genome region from Chitinivorax sp. PXF-14 includes the following:
- a CDS encoding lytic transglycosylase domain-containing protein yields MRRLIALTLSLAVSSAWAGAQVEEQLSASVVSSLQRAVADTAAPRLVFDNEADAQAWLGEMSRRLEKRMPDPEVRRQFLTTVQYEASRAGLDPQLVLGLIQVESGFKKYAVSEVGARGFMQVMPFWVRSIGTPEQNLFHLRTSLRYGCTILRHYVDIEKGNLFRALGRYNGSLGRPEYPNMVLAAWKRYWNYPTQTASAAGVPVAGSPAAGGPHA; encoded by the coding sequence AGTGTCGTCGGCCTGGGCGGGTGCCCAGGTCGAGGAACAGCTGTCGGCCAGCGTCGTCTCGTCGCTGCAGCGCGCGGTGGCCGACACCGCTGCGCCGCGGCTGGTGTTCGACAACGAGGCCGATGCGCAGGCCTGGCTGGGCGAGATGTCGCGCCGGCTGGAAAAGCGCATGCCCGACCCCGAGGTGCGTCGCCAGTTCCTGACCACGGTGCAGTACGAGGCCTCGCGTGCCGGCCTCGATCCGCAGCTGGTGCTGGGCCTGATCCAGGTCGAGAGCGGGTTCAAGAAATACGCGGTATCCGAGGTCGGTGCACGTGGCTTCATGCAGGTCATGCCGTTCTGGGTGCGCTCGATCGGCACGCCGGAGCAGAACCTGTTCCACCTGCGCACGAGCCTGCGTTACGGCTGCACCATCCTGCGCCACTACGTCGATATCGAAAAGGGCAATCTGTTCCGCGCGCTGGGCCGCTACAACGGCAGCCTCGGCCGGCCGGAGTACCCGAACATGGTGCTCGCGGCGTGGAAGCGCTACTGGAACTATCCGACCCAGACTGCCAGTGCGGCGGGCGTTCCCGTGGCAGGCAGTCCCGCGGCAGGC